TGCGGGCCAGGACCGGCTGGCTGGCCCGGCGGAAACGCGACCGGGCGATGGCGGAGGCGGTACGCGGCGGCGCGCTGGCGCCACCGGCCTGGCTGCATGATTTCCACCTGGACTGGGAGGAACGGACCTCCGGGACGGGAGACTAAGCCACTTCGGCCACGTACCGCACCGTGGCGTCCCGCCAGGAGGTGGTCACCTCCCAGCAGCCTGCCGCCAGGGACCGGAACACCGTCGGCCACCATTCGGACGGGGTGGTCTGCGCCGCGCGGGCGTACCCGCCCGTCTCCGCCCGGACCGAGCCGGAGCCGTCCAGGCGTCGCGCCCGCACCGTGGGCGGTCCGTCGGCTTCGGTCAGCCTGCCGTCCTCGGTGGTGACCGTCGGGTACTTGACGACATGGTTGGCGTCCTCGGCACGCTGGGTCCTGGAGTCGTCCAGCCACCACGCATGCACCCACAGGCCGTCCCGGCCGTGCCAGGGGGCTTCGCGGGTGGACTGCCGGAGTATCGAGGGCATCGAGTCCGGCCGCTCCGGCATGGTGACCGCGCAGTCCGGCTTCCCGGCATCGCCCGGTTCCGCCGGGCCGGGGCTGCACCCGGCCGCGCCGCAGGCCACCACGGCGAGCAGAACGGGGAACAGGACACGCATTGCCGGAAGTGTGACACGAGCCACTGACCCGGAACAACGGTGCCTGCCTGGCGACCGGGACCCTGTCTGGCGACCACTATGAACTCAATCGCGACCGGCCACCGCCACCGTGCCTAGCATCACACCTCCCCGGTGCGAGGGCGCACCGCAGACCAACGGAGGTCGCCCGTGGATACGCGTCAGCCGGCGAATCGGCCGTACCGGATCACGGTGGTGGCCACCCTGCTGGTGGCCGCCCTCGGCAGTGGTCTGCCTGCCAGTGGCGCCGAGCCACCCGCGGCGCGCGAACGTCCTGCTCCTGGGGCCTGCCCTGAGGAGATCACGGTGCCCGCGAGGTGCTACTCCGGGCGGGACGGCCATGGTGCCTACTACTCGATCGCCATCCCGCGGCGGTGGAACGGATCCCTGGTGCTGCACGCCCACGGCGGGCCCGGCCTGACCACGGGTTCGGATCCGGAACGCAGCGGCAAGGACCTCGCCCGGTGGGCGGTAATGGTGCGCGAGGGCTACGCCTGGGCCGGATCGGCTTACCGGCGCGGTGGCTACGGGGTGCGGATGGCCGCCGAGGACACCGAGAACCTGCGGCGACTGTTCGTGCGGAACTTCGGCCTGCCACACACGACCCTGCTGCACGGGCAGTCCTGGGGCGGGAACGTGGCGGCGAAGGTCGCCGAGATCCACGGCACCTGGCCGCGGCGCCGGTATGACGGCGTGTTGCTGACCAACGGGATGCTCGCAGGCGGCTCGCGGGGCTACGACTACCGGCTGGACCTGCGGGTGGTCTACCAGTACTACTGCGGCAACCACCCGCGTCCCACCGAACCGCAGTATCCACTGTGGATGGGTCTGCGCGCGGACTCCACGATGACCAAGGCCGGGCTGCGCGCCAGGATCCAGGAGTGCACCGGTTTCGCGTCGGCACCGGGCGAGCGAACCCCGCGGCAGCGGCGGAACCTGAGCGATATCCTCGCCGTGACCGGGATTCCGGAACGCACGCTGGAATCTCACCTGCGTTTCGCGACCTTCACCTTCCGCGATATCGTGCACAACCGGCTCGGCGGCCGGAATCCCTTCAGCAACCGGACCATCCGCTACACCGGTTCGCATGACGACGCGGCACTCAACGCCGGTGTACAACGGTTCACCGCGGACCCTTCCGCGGTACGGGACCTTTCCTTCGACAGCGACCCCACCGGGGCCGTCTCGATTCCGGTGCTCACCCTGCACGCGATCGACGACCCGACCGCGTTCGTCGAACACGAGGCGGCCTACCGTGCCAGCCTGCGCGGCTCGCGCGCAGATGGAAGGCTCGTGCAGACCTTCACCAGGGAGGACGAGCACAGCACACTGAGCACTTCCGAGTACGCGACGGCCATCGACGAGCTGGCGACCTGGGTACGCACCGGCCGCAAGCCCGCGCCCGCCGATATCGCCGCCGCCTGCCCGGCACATGACGAGGCCTACCGCACCAGATGCTTCTACGACCCCGGGTACGTCCCCGCCGCGTACTCGTCCCTGGCGTACCCGCGCCCCGGCGGCACGCACTGGCCCGCGCTCTCCCCGCTGGCGGAATGGCTGCTGCGATTCCGGCCCGGCGTGGGAATCCCGGCCTGAACGAAGCCCGGCGGACCCACCACTGTGGACGCTAGACCGCGGGAGCCGGACCCGCCGTGACGGCACCGACTTCGAGGGCGCGGTGTCCCGGCCTGGCGTCGATCCCGCCGAGGGACCAGTTCAGCCCGATCTCCGGATCGATGTGGTCGCCATGCGGGTTGCGGTCCGACGGCACCGTCACGGTGATCGTGTCCGGCGTCTGCTGCTGCCCTGCCGGGCCGATCGCCGTCCAGTGCAGCGGCACATAGGCCGACCCGCCGCTGTTCAGCCCGACCGCGGGGGCGTCCTCCGGGGCGGTGTGCCGGACCCGCACGCCCGCGGCGCCGGTGACATCGACCGGCAGCGTGCCGGGCAGCACGCAACGTTCCCCCTGCCTGGCGGTGAACTCGATCGCACCGTGCCGCGAGCCCATCCCGGCTCCGCCGTACACCAGCTTGGTACTCACCTGGTTGGCGGTGCACTCGAAAACGGTCGGCTCCGCACTGGCGGCACCGGCCGCGAAGGTGGCGACCCCGGCGGTCACCCCGGCGACGGCGAGGGCCGCGGTGGTCCGGCGGATCATGCTGCGTGTGGTCATCGGCTTTCCTTCCCTGCGCTGGCCGTCCGGGCTTGCCGCCCGGCGGCAGGGGACCGGAGGTGATCCTTCACCTCCGGTCGCTCTCACCGGGGTAGATGTCCACACCCCCGGCGCCGATGCCCCTGGGTGGGATCGGCCCCAGAAAAGCAACCTCCGGCCGGTCCCGGCCGTCAGCACAATCTCTACCCTTGCGTGAGGATAGGGTTGTGGCGACCAGGGGCACCGGCCCCGCGTGGCCGGTACGGTGGTCGGATCCAGGCGCGGGAAGCGAGGTTGGCGTGGCCGAACACATGCAGATCGGCGAGGTGGCCGAGCGCACCGGCCTGTCCCTGCGCACGATCCGGTACTACGAGGAGGTCGGGCTCGTCCGGCCGAGTGCACGCAGCCAGGGCGGCTTCCGGCTGTACACCGATCCGGACGTGGCACGCCTGCTGCTGATCAAGCGGATGAAGCCACTCGGGTTCCAGCTCGAGGAGATGCGGGAGCTGCTGGCGGTGTTGCGGCCGGACGATACCGGCGCGGCAGGGGCCGGTGGACTTGGCGCTGAGGAGGCGGAGCGGCTGCGCGGGTTCAGCGAGGCCGCCGAGCGGCGGTGTGCCGAGTTGCGCGCCAAACTGGAGGACGCCGAGGCGTTCGCCGGGATGCTGCGGCGGCGACTCGATGAGCGGACCTCCGGCGCGGTGCGCAGCGGTTGATATCGGGCAGGAAGCCCCACAGGTCCAGCCCGGGCCAACCGCCGCGGGAGCGTACTGTGACGTGAGAGTAGAGTTCGAACGCAATGGCCCAGCAGAGCACGGACGTCGTGGCCGAGGCAGGCAGGCGGCGTACCTTCGCGGTGATCAGTCATCCGGATGCCGGTAAGTCCACCCTGACCGAGGCACTGGCGTTGCATGCCGAGGTGATCTCCGAGGCGGGTGCGGTGCATGGCAAGTCGGGTCGGCGGGGTGTGGTGTCGGACTGGCTGGAGATGGAGCGCAGCAGGGGGATCTCGATCACCTCGGCGGCGTTGCAGTTCGCCTACGGCGACGCGGTGATCAATCTGCTGGACACCCCGGGGCACGCGGATTTCTCGGAGGACACCTACCGGGTGCTGTCGGCGGTGGATTCGGCCGTCATGTTGCTGGACGCGGCCAAGGGGCTGGAGCCACAGACGTTGAAGTTGTTCGACGTGTGCCGGTACCGGGGTATTCCGGTGATCACCTTCATCAACAAGTGGGACCGGCCCGGCCGGGAGGCGCTGGAGCTGTGTGACGAGCTGGTGGAGCGGATCGGGTTGCAGCCGATGCCGCTGACCTGGCCGGTGGGGATCGCGGGGGACTTCCACGGGGTGCTGGATCTGGCCGATGGCTCGTTCGTGCGCTACACCCGCACCGCCGGTGGCGCCACCCTCGCCCCGGAGGAACGGATGGACGCCACCCGGGCCGAGGCCGAGGAGGGCGTGGACTGGCACCGGGCGCACGAGGAGTCGGAGCTGGCCGTCGGCTCGGGCGGGGACTTCGACGCCGCGGCGTTCCTCGCGGGGACCGCGACGCCGGTGCTGTTCGGCGCGGCGGTGCTGAACTTCGGGGTGCGGCACCTGCTGGATCTGCTGGTGGAGCTGGCCCCGCGCCCGTCGGCCCGGCTGGATGTGGACGAGCGCCCGCGGGAGCTGGACGCGCCGTTCTCCGCGTTCGTGTTCAAGGTGCAGTCCGGAATGGATCCGTCGCATCGGGACCAGGTCGCCTTCGCCAGGGTGTGTTCCGGGGTGTTCGAGCGGGGGATGGTGGTCACCAACGCCTCCACCGCACGCCCGTTCGCCACCAAGTACGCGCAGCAGGTCTTCGGCCAGCAGCGCTCCACGGTGGAGGTGGCGTACCCCGGAGACGTGATCGGCCTGGTGAACGCCTCCGCCCTGCGGGTGGGCGACACGCTGTACGACGGCAAACCGGCTGTGCGCTTCCCCGGCCTGCCCAGCTTCGCGCCCTCCCATTTCGCCACCGCCCGGCCCGCGGACCTGAGCCGGGCCAAGCAGTTCCGCAAGGGCATCGAGCAGCTGGAGTCCGAGGGCGTGGTGCAGGTGCTGCGTTCCGACCTGCGCGGGGACGCCGTGCCGGTCTTCGCCGCGGTCGGGCCGATGCAGTTCGAGGTCGCCGCGCACCGGCTGGAACACGAGTTCAAGTCCCCGGTCAAGCTGGACCGGCTGCCCTACACCGCGGTCCGCAGGCTCGCCGACTCGGGGCAGCGGGGCGTGGTCGACGGTGCTCGCCGCTGTGAGGTCCTCACCCGCACCGACGGCGCGGAACTGGCGTTGTTCGAGGACGAGATGACGATGCGCATCCTGCTGCGGCAGAACCCCGAGCTCGCGCTCGAGCCGCTCGTGGCCGAAGGCGCCTGACCGGCCGGTCCCAGCATGCGGTCGCCGCACGGTGATCCCGCCCTCATCTCGCGGTACGAGCGCGACGAGCGGCCGATCTCTCGTCTAACGTGAGGTGAGAGTTGCGGCGATCATGGTCGCCGCCGTCGCCAGGGGTCGCCGACGCCCCCGCCGTCTTCCCAGTCCGTTCCATCCGTGGCCGCCGCGTTTCCCGCCGGTGGCGGCCGCTTCGCGCCCCAGGGCGCCCGACTATGTCTGGTTGAACGTCGTGCCGTCTTCCCGTTCCGTCGCACCCGCGCGTCTTCGTGGCGTCCTGCCGCCCTGGCTGGCGTCACCGAGGATCGCCGGTACCGAGATCCTGTCCGGCCTGGTGGTCGCGCTGGCGCTGATCCCGGAGGCGATCTCGTTCTCCATCATCGCGGGGGTGGACCCGAGCGTCGGGCTGTTCGCCTCGTTCGTGATGGCGGTGGTGATCTCCTTCGTGGGTGGCAGGCCGGCGATGATCTCGGCGGCGACCGGCGCCATCGCGCTGGTCGTGGCCCCGCTCGCGCGGGAACACGGGCTGGGTTACCTGCTGGCGGCCGTCGTCCTCGGTGGGTTGTTCCAGGTCACGCTCGGCGCGCTGGGGATCGCCAGGCTGATGCGGTTCATGCCGCGCAGTGTGATGGTCGGTTTCGTGAACGCGCTGGCCATCCTGATCTTCATGGCGCAGGTTCCGGAACTGGTGGATGTGCCGTGGCCGGTGTACCCGCTGTTCGGCGGTGGCCTGCTGATCATGGTGCTGTTCGCCAAACTGACCAAGGCTGTGCCCGCGCCGCTGGTGTCCATTGTGGCGCTGACCGCGCTGACGGTCGGCGCCGGGATCGCAGTACCGACCGTCGGCGACAAGGGCCAGCTGCCCTCCGCGCTGCCCACCCCGGGAATCCCGGACGTTCCGTTCACTATGGACACACTGGCGCTGGTGGCGCCGTACGCGCTGGCGTTCGCGCTGGTGGGCCTGATGGAGTCGCTCATGACGGCGAAACTCGTGGACGACATCACCGACACGCATTCCAACAAGACCCGCGAGTCCATCGGGCAGGGCGTGGCCAACATCGTGACCGGCTTCTTCGGCGGTATGGGCGGCTGCGCGATGATCGGCCAGACCATGATCAATGTCAAGAGCGGCGCCCGCACGCGGCTGTCCACCTTCCTGGCCGGGGTGTTCCTGCTGATCCTGTGCCTGGTCTTCGGCCCGGTCGTGTCCGATATCCCGATGGCGGCGCTGGTGGCGGTCATGGTGCTGGTGGCGTTCAGTACCTTCGACTGGCACAGCATCGCCCCCGCGACGCTGCGGCGCATGCCCATCGGGGAGACCTCGGTCATGGTGGTCACCGTGGCCACCGTGGTGGCCACGCACAACCTGGCCATCGGCGTGGTCACCGGCACGCTCACCGCGCTGGTCCTCTTCGCCCGCAGGGTGGCCCACCTCGTCGAGGTCAGCGCGATCACCGACCCGGAAGGAACGCAGGTCGTGTACGCGGTCACCGGCGAGCTGTTCTTCGCCTCCAGCAACGATCTGGTCTACCAGTTCGACTACACCGGCGACCCGGACAGCGTCGTCATCGACCTCACCGACGCGCATATCTGGGACGCCTCCACCGTCGCCGCGCTGGACGCCATCACCACCAAGTACCAGGCGCGCGGCAAATCGGTCGAGATAGTCGGGCTCAACAAGCGCAGTGCCGTGATGCACGACCGCCTCACCGGTGAGCTCGCCGGCAGCCACTGAGATGGCACCCGGCACACGGGCTACCCTGCCGGGATGAACACGGAGACGGGGCGGATCAGGTGAGCGCGCGGTTCGCCGAGCTGGACTGGTGCCCGACGCCGATGGGTGAGCTCGTGCTGCGCCGGAGGTGGGATCCCACCTTCGGCAAGGAGGTCTACGAGATCAAGCTCGGCGATGAGTTCCTGATGTCGAGCCTGTTCACCGTCGCCGAGCTGGAGCTGGGACGCCGCCCCCTCGCCGCGCTGGAGGGCACCGGACTCGAGGTCGCCGTGGGCGGGCTCGGCCTCGGCTACACCGCGCAGGCGGTGCTGGAGCACCCGAACGTGTCCACCCTCGTGGTCGTCGACGCCCTCGCCGAGGTGATCGGCTGGCACGAGCGCGGGCTGATCCCCGCCGGGGAGAGCCTGACCGCGGATCCACGCTGCTCGTTCGTGCACGGTGACTTCTTCACGCTGCTGCGCTCGCCGGAAGGGCTCGACCCGGCGGTTCCCGGCAGGAGGTTCGACGCGGTACTGGTGGACATCGACCACTCCCCGCGGCACGTGCTGCACCCCGGGCATGCCGGGTTCTACCAGCGGGCCGGCCTGGCGCGGCTCGGCGAGCACCTGCGCCCTGGCGGGGTGTTCGCCCTGTGGTCGAACGACCCGCCCGACGAGGAGTTCCTGGCCGCACTCACGCACTGCTTCGCCGAAGCGCGTTCCGAGGTCGTCACCTTCGACAACCCGCTCCAGCACCGCGCGGCAACGGCCACCCTCTACCTCGCGAAGGTCGGACCAGCCTGAACGGTTCCGGTCATGGTTGCCGGTCCGGCCGGGACCCGGCGGCTCGCGGCACCGGCGGCGGGGTGCGGACGAACACCGCGGCCACGGTAACCGCGAGCGGAAGTGCGGTGGCCACCAGCAGGATGGGGCGGTAGCTGGTGGCCTGCTCGCGGCCGATGGCGAGCAGCAGCGGGCCGAAGGCGGAGGCACCGACCGTGACCGAGTGCACCACCCCGCGGATAGCCCCGAGGTGACGCAGGCCGAAGCAGCGGGGGAAGGCGACGGCTTCCAGGGTGCGGATGCCGTTGCCGCACGCGCCAAGGGCCAGCCCGTAGAGCACCGCGGTGAACCCAGGCGTGAGCCATCCCGCCCCGGCGGTGGCCATGGCGAGCACGGCCATGGTGACGATGATGAGTACCCGGTCGGAGAACCGGTCGGCCAGCCAGCCGAGGCCGAAGCTGGCGATCAGCCCGGCGATGGTCTGCGGCAGGAAGGTCGCGGCGGCCTCGGCCGCGGAGAGGCCACGCTCGCCGAGCAGCGAGACCTGGTGGAAGTTCAGGCCCGTGGCGACCAGTGCGCAGACACCGACTCCGGCGGTGACGACCCAGAACATCCCGGTCCGCGCCGCCTGGCCGAGGGTCCAGTCCACCGGCGGCAGCGAGCTGCCGCGGGCGGGCCCGGCCACATCCTCGGCCGCGGGCCGCGGGGGGATGCGCCGGGGCAGCAGCAGGAGGGCGGCCGGGATGACCAGTGCCCAGACGGCCAGGCCCTCGATCACCCAGACCTGCCGCCACCCCCAGTCCGACACCAGCCGTTCCAGCAGCATCGGGGTCAACGAGATTCCGGCCGTGCCGATCGCGGAGGCGAGCCCGACGGCGAAGCCACGGCGCCGGTGCACGTAGATCGCCACCGTGGTGGTGGCGACCAGGTTGAGCGCACCCTGGCCCCCGACCCGGATGCCGATGAACGCCGCGGTCAGCCCGGTGATCTCGGAGGCCGCGGTCGCGCTGATCAGGATCGCGCCGAAGCACAGCGCGATGGCGGCCATCACCCGCCGGGGCCCGTAGCGGTCGAGCACGCGGCCGAGCACGGGCATCACGAACGCGCCGGTCAGCGACCCGATCAGGTAGGCCGTC
The sequence above is drawn from the Amycolatopsis aidingensis genome and encodes:
- a CDS encoding SulP family inorganic anion transporter encodes the protein MPSSRSVAPARLRGVLPPWLASPRIAGTEILSGLVVALALIPEAISFSIIAGVDPSVGLFASFVMAVVISFVGGRPAMISAATGAIALVVAPLAREHGLGYLLAAVVLGGLFQVTLGALGIARLMRFMPRSVMVGFVNALAILIFMAQVPELVDVPWPVYPLFGGGLLIMVLFAKLTKAVPAPLVSIVALTALTVGAGIAVPTVGDKGQLPSALPTPGIPDVPFTMDTLALVAPYALAFALVGLMESLMTAKLVDDITDTHSNKTRESIGQGVANIVTGFFGGMGGCAMIGQTMINVKSGARTRLSTFLAGVFLLILCLVFGPVVSDIPMAALVAVMVLVAFSTFDWHSIAPATLRRMPIGETSVMVVTVATVVATHNLAIGVVTGTLTALVLFARRVAHLVEVSAITDPEGTQVVYAVTGELFFASSNDLVYQFDYTGDPDSVVIDLTDAHIWDASTVAALDAITTKYQARGKSVEIVGLNKRSAVMHDRLTGELAGSH
- a CDS encoding peptide chain release factor 3, with translation MAQQSTDVVAEAGRRRTFAVISHPDAGKSTLTEALALHAEVISEAGAVHGKSGRRGVVSDWLEMERSRGISITSAALQFAYGDAVINLLDTPGHADFSEDTYRVLSAVDSAVMLLDAAKGLEPQTLKLFDVCRYRGIPVITFINKWDRPGREALELCDELVERIGLQPMPLTWPVGIAGDFHGVLDLADGSFVRYTRTAGGATLAPEERMDATRAEAEEGVDWHRAHEESELAVGSGGDFDAAAFLAGTATPVLFGAAVLNFGVRHLLDLLVELAPRPSARLDVDERPRELDAPFSAFVFKVQSGMDPSHRDQVAFARVCSGVFERGMVVTNASTARPFATKYAQQVFGQQRSTVEVAYPGDVIGLVNASALRVGDTLYDGKPAVRFPGLPSFAPSHFATARPADLSRAKQFRKGIEQLESEGVVQVLRSDLRGDAVPVFAAVGPMQFEVAAHRLEHEFKSPVKLDRLPYTAVRRLADSGQRGVVDGARRCEVLTRTDGAELALFEDEMTMRILLRQNPELALEPLVAEGA
- a CDS encoding MerR family transcriptional regulator, producing MAEHMQIGEVAERTGLSLRTIRYYEEVGLVRPSARSQGGFRLYTDPDVARLLLIKRMKPLGFQLEEMRELLAVLRPDDTGAAGAGGLGAEEAERLRGFSEAAERRCAELRAKLEDAEAFAGMLRRRLDERTSGAVRSG
- a CDS encoding spermine/spermidine synthase domain-containing protein, whose translation is MSARFAELDWCPTPMGELVLRRRWDPTFGKEVYEIKLGDEFLMSSLFTVAELELGRRPLAALEGTGLEVAVGGLGLGYTAQAVLEHPNVSTLVVVDALAEVIGWHERGLIPAGESLTADPRCSFVHGDFFTLLRSPEGLDPAVPGRRFDAVLVDIDHSPRHVLHPGHAGFYQRAGLARLGEHLRPGGVFALWSNDPPDEEFLAALTHCFAEARSEVVTFDNPLQHRAATATLYLAKVGPA
- a CDS encoding DUF4232 domain-containing protein, with the protein product MTTRSMIRRTTAALAVAGVTAGVATFAAGAASAEPTVFECTANQVSTKLVYGGAGMGSRHGAIEFTARQGERCVLPGTLPVDVTGAAGVRVRHTAPEDAPAVGLNSGGSAYVPLHWTAIGPAGQQQTPDTITVTVPSDRNPHGDHIDPEIGLNWSLGGIDARPGHRALEVGAVTAGPAPAV
- a CDS encoding MFS transporter, translating into MRTGTTATQPQSAWAPGRAHLPRVVTAAAVALALTAPGQTPAVSVFVDPLIRDLGVSRSAVSTAYLIGSLTGAFVMPVLGRVLDRYGPRRVMAAIALCFGAILISATAASEITGLTAAFIGIRVGGQGALNLVATTTVAIYVHRRRGFAVGLASAIGTAGISLTPMLLERLVSDWGWRQVWVIEGLAVWALVIPAALLLLPRRIPPRPAAEDVAGPARGSSLPPVDWTLGQAARTGMFWVVTAGVGVCALVATGLNFHQVSLLGERGLSAAEAAATFLPQTIAGLIASFGLGWLADRFSDRVLIIVTMAVLAMATAGAGWLTPGFTAVLYGLALGACGNGIRTLEAVAFPRCFGLRHLGAIRGVVHSVTVGASAFGPLLLAIGREQATSYRPILLVATALPLAVTVAAVFVRTPPPVPRAAGSRPDRQP